Below is a window of Limibacillus halophilus DNA.
CCTGCCAGAAAGCCCAGTTCGGCCTTCCCGCCCGCGCAAGCGGGCTGCCACATCCGGTGTTACAACCGGCACCTTGCTTTACCTGATCGCGCAAAAATCCGCCTTGCGCCACTGCATGAACGAAGAATCCGCCCAAAAGCCCGGCCCCGATCGCAGCCAATGTCTTGGCAACGGCAAAGCCCGTTCCCAAAGTTCCCGCCGTCAACACGAACATGGCAGGGTCAATGACCGGCGACGATAACCAAAAGGCCATTACGGGCGCCAGCGGCACGCCCATTGCCAGCAGAGCTGCGATCAAAGGAATGACACCGCAAGAACAGAAGGGAGAAAGGCCGCCAAAGAATGCAGCCAGAAAAATCATGCTTACGACGCGGCCCTTGAAAACCCCTGCGATCAAGCTGTCTGCCCCACTCGCCTGGGCGTAACCCGCAATCACGACCGAGGCCAGGAGAAAGGGCGATATCCACCACAGGTTTTCCAATGTGAAGGCCGCACTTTCCAAAGCCTGGGGCGAATCTACTGCCCACAAAAGAAGCAGCACGCCAACAATCGCGAGGATGACGAGATCGGGCTTACGGAACCCGGCTTTCAACCTCATCATGACTACTTCACTCATTCGATCCTCCTAAGATCTTCGAAATAAGAAGGCAAAATTTTTACCTGCCACCTGTCCCGATACAGCATTCAGACACCAAGAAGCCGACTGTCTCGTCCATGACGTCATAATCCGCCCGACAGATCAGGACTGTCCCTTGCCTCTCTTGCGTTACCAGACCAACAGCGATCAAGCGGTGCAGATGGTGGGACAGAGTCGAGCGCGCGATTCCGGTCCGTTCCTGTACAGTCCCGACCGGCAGACCGTCGCGCCCTGCCTTGACCAACAGCCGGAAGATTTCCAACCGACTGCTGTTACCGAGCGCCTCTAGGCGTTTTGCTGTAATCTCAATCGACATGCCAGGAGTATAGTCAGTCCTTCAAACTTATTCAACGATATTTCTAGAATAATCGAAATATATTCCAAAAATTGAGGCGCCGCCTCGCCTATGGGCAGAATCCGGCGCCTGATGTCCTGCTGAATGAACCGCTTAGAACTTCATTTTGACCGAGCTCTTCTTGCCCGAAACGACTTCGATCTCTTTTTGAATCTGCTTGCCGCCATTATGACCTACCAAAAGGTAGCGCCCTTCGGGCAAAAGCAACGTGTCTTCACCCGGCGCCTTGGTTACCAAGGGCTCTCCGGAGCCATCGGACCCATAGGGATAAACTTTCCAGATAATGGTGCTATCCGGCTGCGCCCCTTCGGCCACCGTGCTGTAAATACGCATCGTGCCTGCATTGAGGTTGATCGTGTAGTTGTAATCGATCCCGGCCGTCACCTCGATCGTGTGTTTGGCTAGAGCATCATGATGCTTGGCTGTCACAACGTAATAACCTTGTGGAAGCGTGAATTGCGATGTCGGCCCTACAGACCGGGCAACCTCCCAACGGTTGCCGCTCGAATCCTTGCCGAAAGTCCAAACAATCCATTCCAGATCATCCTGGATCGGCTTGGCGCCGAAATAGGGAATCAATTCCATGCTGATGCCGCCGGAATTGAAGATCGCCTGATGAAACAGCGGCTCCTTATCCAGCACGACATCCGCCTTGGATTCTGCGCTACCATAAATTGCACTAATCCGATACCGCCCCTTAGGAAGATCGACCTTCAAGGAAGGCCCTATGTGTTCGGCGACTAGCTGGCCCCGCTTCTTGCCGTCGAGGGCAATCACCGCGTAGGCGATGGACTCCTTCAAAGGCGCGGCACCGCGCACCGGAACGGCGCTGACATGCAGTGTTTGTGTTGCTGATACGGCGGCGGTTTGCTGACTCTGAGCGGTTGGAGTCCAGGCCACAGAAGTCAATCCAACACCAAGGCTAAGGACACAAAAGAATCGTAAAAGTCTACCGAAACCCATGGGTCCGTTGCTCCCGACCGTTTGCAATCACTGGTAGCTTGCCCGCTGGAGGATCCCCGACAGCAAATGTCCTGTTTCGCCGAAGATCAACCGCTGCACACTGCTTCAAGCTACGCCAAGCCAGGGCAAATGCCAAGGAAATCAGAAACTCTCACCTGAATTCCGGCTGATTTTAGCTCTTCAAACCTCCCGGCTTTCCGGCGGCACGCCAACGATATCTTTCTGCCGTTCCAGTTCCCGTCGGATCAGATCAAGGTTGCTGTCCCTCAGCGTCGGCAGCAGATATCGCGCGCGCTTTACCTGTTCGTAATCCAGATCAGCCACCAGCAATTCTTCTCCATCGCCTGCTTCCGCCACCGCCTCGCCGTAGGCATCGAGAATACGACTGCCGCCCCAGAACGCCATCCCCGGCTTGCCGCCGCAGTGATTGGCAAAGAGTAACGGCAGGCCATAGATCATCCCATAGAATTCCAGAGCTTTGCGCCAACCGGTCGGATTTGAGAAATCACCGCCTAATGCCTCCATTGCCGATGCGACCGGCAGAAGCAATAAGGTAATTCCCTGGACAGCCGCCAGATGGACCAGGGCCGGGTTCCAACAGTCCGCACAAATCAGGACACCGCAACGCCAGCGCCGGTCCTCCAACTCGAAGGATTCGAGATAACGCCCGGCCGCGAAGTGCTTCCCTTCTTCCAGGTTACCGTAAGTCGGCAAATTGAGCTTTCGGTGGATGAAAGCCACGCGGCCACGCTCCAACAGGAATGCACTGTTATGAAACTGCGCGGCGATGCCCTCCTCCACCAACCCGACGACAACACGCATATCACCTGCTGCCTCGGCCAACCTGACCAACCGGGGATCATCACGCGACATAGCGACATCCAGCACCCGGCCGGCAACCTCGTACCCGCAAAGTGACAACTCGGGAAACAACAAAAGCTCAGCGCCAGCCGCGCGCGCTTTCGAGATCATCTCCAGATGTTTCTCCAGGTTCTCCGCCAACGCCCCTGGGTGACACTCAATCTGGGCGACGGCAACGGTCATACCGTTGGATCTTTGATTCATAAGTGGCCTATTCTGGGCTACGGCTTGTAACGGCTCTCAAGAACTTTGTTGTGCTATCATGCCTCATGGCAAGTCCGTTGAAGTTAGTTCTGCTGATTTTTCTGCTCGTTTCTCTCCCCGGGTCTTTCATTGGGCGTGGGCAGACGCCAGCCTCGACCGGCGAAGCCGACCTCGAGCTGGTATTGGCGGTTGATTGTTCCAGCAGTGTGGACGCTCTCGAGTATCGGCTTCAAATGGAAGGCCTGTCCCAGGCCTTTAGCCATCCATCGGTACTAAAGGCCATCGAGGCCCATGCCGCGCGCGGCATCGTGGTGACACTGGTGCAGTGGGCTGGAGCGGACGCGCAACGCCAGGTCATTGACTGGCAGCGCCTGCGAAGTCGCGAGGATGCCCTTGCGTTATCGCGCCTCTTAGCCGCCACCCCGCGCCAGATCAGCGGTCCGACAGCTGTCGGCGATGTCATTGATTTTTCCGCACGCTTGCTGCTTACAAACGCCTGGGCGGGGAAACGTCAAGTTATCGACGTATCGGGCGATGGTCGCCATAACGAAGGCGAGGCGCCGCCTTTCGCACGGGCACGCGCCACGAAAAACGGTATCGTCATCAATGGACTGGCGATCTTGAACGAGGAAAAAAACCTGGACCGGTACTACGCGGTTGGCGTGGTTGGTGGACCTGGATCTTTTCTGGAGATCGCGAACGACTACGAGGCTTTCGCTATCGCCATTCGGCGCAAGCTACAGCAGGAAATATCCGGTGTGCCGATTAGCTGAGACCAGGGTTCAGAAGCGAATGCCAACACCCCAGGAATGAAGTCCCCCGGACCCACCCTCGGCGCGGGCACGTAGGCTCTCGCAAGCTGAGAGACTGCTGAGAACAGCCAGCGAAAGAACGAGCAACAGGGTGTTTCTACGCAGCCCAGTAAGGTTCATGGACTATCATGTGGTTGCTGATATTCCCTGAAGCAATAGAAACAGTGAAAATCAAGCCGTAAGCGATTTTGCCTGCCGCCTGGGCCGGGTCACGAGTTCGCCGTCGCAGTTCGGGCAACGCATCTCCATCTCGACACTGCAGGCCGGGCAGAAGGTGCATTCGAATGAGCAGATTAGCGCATCGTCACCGTGCCCCAGGGCCTTTTCGCAACGCTCGCAAGCGGGTTTCATCTGTAGCGCCATAGCGTTATTCCTTCGGCGCTAGAATCCGAAAACCGCCAGCAAGATCAGCAGTGTCAGCAATGCCAGCATACCTACCAGCCGTAGACTGAAGAATTCACGCCTAGCCTCCTCTTCTTCCTCCTCGGCTTCGTGCTCGAGCTCTTCGATCTCTTCGGGGGTCTTGTCATCCAAGGAATTACTCATAACGCATCTCCCCTATTCTCAGGCGGTTTGTTCGAACAACTCCCGACCAATCAACCAACGGCGAATCTCCGAGGTTCCGGCGCCGATCTCATAGAGCTTAGCATCACGCAGCAAACGCCCCGTGGGATAGTCATTTATGTAGCCGTTGCCACCCAGGCACTGAATCGCCTCAAGCGACATCCACGTTGCCTTCTCGGCAGCGTAGAGAATGGCTCCTGCCGCATCCATGCGTGTCGTCTCACTGCGGTCGCAGGCTTTCGCAACCGAATAGACGTAAGCCTTGCAGGCGTTCATGGTCGTGTACATGTCGGCGAGTTTTCCCTGCATCAACTGGAACTCGCCAATAGCTTGGCCAAACTGCTTGCGCTCGTGCAGGTATGGAATCACCACATCCATGCAGGCTTGCATGATTCCCAAGGGCCCCGCCGCGAGCACGA
It encodes the following:
- a CDS encoding DUF1194 domain-containing protein, producing MKLVLLIFLLVSLPGSFIGRGQTPASTGEADLELVLAVDCSSSVDALEYRLQMEGLSQAFSHPSVLKAIEAHAARGIVVTLVQWAGADAQRQVIDWQRLRSREDALALSRLLAATPRQISGPTAVGDVIDFSARLLLTNAWAGKRQVIDVSGDGRHNEGEAPPFARARATKNGIVINGLAILNEEKNLDRYYAVGVVGGPGSFLEIANDYEAFAIAIRRKLQQEISGVPIS
- a CDS encoding DUF1272 domain-containing protein → MALQMKPACERCEKALGHGDDALICSFECTFCPACSVEMEMRCPNCDGELVTRPRRQAKSLTA
- a CDS encoding ArsR/SmtB family transcription factor gives rise to the protein MSIEITAKRLEALGNSSRLEIFRLLVKAGRDGLPVGTVQERTGIARSTLSHHLHRLIAVGLVTQERQGTVLICRADYDVMDETVGFLVSECCIGTGGR
- a CDS encoding nitrilase-related carbon-nitrogen hydrolase — translated: MNQRSNGMTVAVAQIECHPGALAENLEKHLEMISKARAAGAELLLFPELSLCGYEVAGRVLDVAMSRDDPRLVRLAEAAGDMRVVVGLVEEGIAAQFHNSAFLLERGRVAFIHRKLNLPTYGNLEEGKHFAAGRYLESFELEDRRWRCGVLICADCWNPALVHLAAVQGITLLLLPVASAMEALGGDFSNPTGWRKALEFYGMIYGLPLLFANHCGGKPGMAFWGGSRILDAYGEAVAEAGDGEELLVADLDYEQVKRARYLLPTLRDSNLDLIRRELERQKDIVGVPPESREV
- a CDS encoding permease gives rise to the protein MSEVVMMRLKAGFRKPDLVILAIVGVLLLLWAVDSPQALESAAFTLENLWWISPFLLASVVIAGYAQASGADSLIAGVFKGRVVSMIFLAAFFGGLSPFCSCGVIPLIAALLAMGVPLAPVMAFWLSSPVIDPAMFVLTAGTLGTGFAVAKTLAAIGAGLLGGFFVHAVAQGGFLRDQVKQGAGCNTGCGSPLARAGRPNWAFWQEKERRGRFATSALDNTLFLGKWLTLAFLLESLMLVYLPGDLISQVLGGSGVQPVVLATLVGVPAYLNGYAALPLVAGLIGQGMQPGAGLAFLVAGGITSIPAAMAVFALVRVRLFLLYLVLALTASLASGLIYNLVV